The proteins below are encoded in one region of Desulfosalsimonas propionicica:
- a CDS encoding MarR family winged helix-turn-helix transcriptional regulator — protein MIQDLFTNIARLSIKMRIYRAIEAAGSEAGDLRDREMLILEILSTQGPMSMSDLLRFFPGVRQSTLSTDVKRLRSELEMVDMKVDRNDMRVHLIELSQKGREKVAEIKARQARSYKPLAAAIGDEPDEIAVLQRVVDQAIELVDREITRHAESRD, from the coding sequence ATGATTCAGGATCTATTTACAAACATCGCCAGATTAAGCATCAAGATGCGGATTTACCGGGCTATTGAGGCTGCGGGAAGCGAGGCCGGAGATCTCAGGGACCGGGAGATGCTGATTCTTGAAATCCTCAGCACCCAGGGGCCCATGAGCATGAGCGACCTGCTGCGCTTTTTTCCCGGAGTCAGGCAGAGCACCCTGTCCACGGATGTCAAACGGCTCAGATCAGAACTGGAAATGGTGGACATGAAAGTGGACCGAAACGACATGCGGGTGCATTTAATTGAGCTGTCACAGAAAGGTCGTGAAAAGGTTGCAGAGATCAAGGCCCGTCAGGCCAGAAGCTATAAGCCCCTGGCCGCCGCCATTGGCGATGAGCCGGATGAAATTGCCGTATTGCAGCGTGTGGTGGACCAGGCCATTGAACTGGTGGACCGGGAAATCACCCGGCACGCGGAATCCCGGGATTAA
- a CDS encoding sigma 54-interacting transcriptional regulator: MQVDGNEFFRQATVRICSSLDIEVALKRMQQYVHQYLPAGFISLVLFDPQKNVIRNIAGKISKTAEKYGREVSLPDTREMRARWIQKQVGLEAYMVVNNLEQDPDLLDLFTRLGLDADISFIMIRLELEGNRIGGLWVSTAGRNQYTKEQAELLQIIHEPVAIAMSNVLQHREVLELNRQLTDDIRHLHARLHEKTETEIIGADQGLHQVTEMARQVAGLDSPVLILGETGVGKEVIANFIHNHSHRRNGPLIKVNCGAIAESLMDSELFGHEKGAFTGAVERKKGRFERADRGTIFLDEIGELSPQAQVRLLRVLQEKVIERVGGSREIAVNVRILSATHRNLQDMVADGRFRQDLWFRLNVFPVSIPPLRERKEDIPGLVNFFMQKKAQELKIKQPPELQSGALRQLLAHDWPGNVRELENLVERALIQYQGGRISFSGFFRKNSSLLQDTDELRESGPMPTLDEVMAEHIRRVLKLTNGKISGPGGAAEILGLHYSTLRHRMRKLGISVDRNLSG; encoded by the coding sequence ATGCAGGTGGATGGCAATGAATTTTTCCGGCAGGCCACTGTCCGGATTTGCAGCAGCTTGGATATTGAAGTGGCCCTGAAACGGATGCAGCAGTATGTTCATCAGTATTTGCCCGCCGGTTTCATATCCTTGGTGCTGTTTGACCCGCAGAAAAACGTGATCCGCAATATCGCGGGAAAAATTTCAAAAACCGCGGAAAAATACGGCCGGGAAGTCTCGCTGCCCGACACCCGGGAGATGCGGGCCAGGTGGATCCAAAAACAAGTGGGCCTGGAAGCCTATATGGTGGTCAATAACCTGGAGCAGGATCCGGACCTGCTGGACTTGTTCACCCGGCTGGGCCTGGATGCCGATATTTCTTTTATCATGATTCGGCTGGAACTGGAGGGAAACCGTATTGGGGGGCTCTGGGTGTCGACGGCCGGTCGTAACCAATACACCAAAGAGCAGGCGGAACTGCTGCAGATTATCCATGAGCCCGTGGCCATTGCCATGTCCAATGTGCTGCAGCACCGGGAGGTGCTTGAGTTAAACCGGCAGCTCACAGATGATATCCGCCATCTTCACGCGCGGCTGCATGAAAAGACAGAGACTGAAATTATTGGTGCAGACCAGGGATTGCATCAGGTTACGGAAATGGCCCGGCAGGTGGCCGGCCTGGACAGCCCGGTTTTGATCCTGGGCGAAACCGGAGTGGGCAAGGAAGTGATCGCCAATTTTATTCATAACCATTCCCACAGGCGAAACGGACCGTTAATCAAGGTCAACTGCGGGGCCATTGCCGAAAGCCTCATGGACAGTGAATTGTTCGGGCATGAAAAAGGGGCGTTCACCGGTGCTGTTGAAAGAAAAAAAGGACGGTTTGAAAGGGCTGACCGGGGCACCATTTTTCTGGATGAAATCGGAGAGCTTTCCCCCCAGGCACAGGTTCGGCTGCTGCGGGTGCTGCAGGAAAAAGTCATTGAAAGAGTGGGCGGGTCCAGGGAGATTGCCGTCAATGTCCGGATTTTATCCGCCACCCATCGCAACCTTCAGGACATGGTGGCAGACGGACGCTTCCGGCAGGATTTGTGGTTCCGGCTCAATGTGTTCCCCGTTTCCATCCCGCCCCTGCGTGAGCGAAAGGAAGATATTCCCGGGCTGGTGAATTTTTTCATGCAAAAAAAGGCACAAGAGTTGAAAATCAAGCAGCCTCCTGAACTGCAGAGCGGGGCGTTGCGTCAGTTGCTGGCCCATGACTGGCCCGGCAATGTCCGGGAACTGGAAAATCTCGTGGAACGGGCCCTGATTCAATACCAGGGGGGCCGGATTTCCTTTTCCGGATTTTTCCGGAAAAATTCGTCGCTTTTGCAGGATACGGACGAACTGCGGGAATCCGGCCCGATGCCGACTTTAGATGAGGTGATGGCCGAACATATCCGCCGGGTGCTGAAGCTCACAAACGGCAAGATCAGCGGACCCGGTGGTGCCGCCGAGATTTTGGGCCTTCATTACAGTACCCTGCGGCACCGTATGCGGAAGCTCGGGATCTCTGTTGACCGAAACCTTTCCGGATGA
- a CDS encoding DUF1847 domain-containing protein, with protein sequence MNDKILYTQCAYCDGGTCYPAANLNDPLPSIEKAPTACPMRQYEQVVREGITHYHRSNIQEFARRASIQEAQCYEFDGQNLRTRIPRIEEIMQFAAKCNYTSLGLAFCIGLRREAREVSKIFEAGGFDVASVCCKVGRTPKESIGLTGEEKIRGPDAMESMCNPIVQAELLNRQEVDLAVMLGLCVGHDTLFLKYCKVPCTVLAVKDRVLGHNPLAAIYLSSTPYYGRLKNPARLSGAKDKWKKIDIMTEETPGKDGS encoded by the coding sequence ATGAATGATAAAATCCTTTATACACAATGCGCCTATTGCGATGGGGGAACCTGTTATCCGGCTGCAAACCTCAACGACCCCCTGCCCTCCATTGAAAAAGCGCCCACAGCGTGCCCCATGCGTCAGTATGAGCAGGTCGTCCGCGAGGGGATCACCCACTATCACCGAAGCAATATTCAGGAATTCGCCCGCCGGGCCTCAATCCAGGAAGCCCAGTGTTATGAATTCGACGGTCAGAACTTAAGAACCCGGATTCCGCGAATTGAAGAGATCATGCAGTTTGCCGCAAAGTGCAATTACACCTCCCTGGGTTTGGCCTTTTGCATCGGCCTGCGCAGAGAAGCCCGCGAGGTTTCAAAAATTTTCGAAGCCGGCGGATTTGATGTGGCCTCGGTCTGCTGCAAGGTGGGCCGAACGCCAAAGGAATCCATTGGTCTGACAGGGGAAGAAAAAATACGGGGGCCGGATGCCATGGAATCCATGTGCAATCCCATTGTTCAAGCCGAACTGTTAAACCGCCAGGAGGTGGACCTGGCCGTCATGCTGGGCCTGTGCGTGGGGCATGACACACTGTTTCTAAAATACTGCAAAGTGCCTTGCACGGTACTGGCCGTCAAGGACCGGGTGCTGGGCCACAATCCCCTGGCGGCCATTTATTTGTCTTCAACCCCATATTACGGACGCCTCAAAAATCCGGCAAGGCTTTCCGGGGCAAAAGACAAATGGAAAAAAATCGACATCATGACAGAGGAGACACCCGGAAAGGACGGGAGTTAA